CCGGCGCTCGAGCAGCGGGGTGAGGTAGGTGCGAATGATGGAAGGCGTCTCAGGCTGATCGAGCCATCCCTCTTCCACCAGGTGCACCAGCAGCGGGGCGGCCTCGGTGATGACCACGGCGTCGTGACGCATCTCCGTGATCAGGCGCTCGTAGATGCCGCTGCCGACCGTGGCGCGGGTGCCGATGACGCCGATGCGCCCGCTCTGGGTCGCCGCCACCGCCGCGCGCACTGCCGGGTCAATAACGCCGATGACCGGCACCTCCAACCGCTCGCGCAAGGCCTCGAGCGCGACTGCGGAGGCGCTGTTGCAGGCTACGACTATCAGCCGCGCGCCCTCGCGCAGCAGGAACCGCGCATCCTCCAGCGCGTAGCGCGTCACCGTCTCCGCCGACTTGCCGCCATAGGGCAACCGCGCGGTATCGCCGAAATACGTCACCCGGTAGTCGGGCAGCACCTCGAACAGGCGGCGCACGACGGTGAGCCCGCCGATGCCGGAGTCGAACACGCCGATCATCTCGAATCTCCGGCGGAGGCGCCGCTCCCGGGCGAGTCGGCCGCAGCCGGCGTCGGCTGGGACCGCGCGGCCGCGGCCCCGGTCTGCACCCATTTGACCGATTCCAGCTCCGCATAGTAGGCGAGCAAGCCGCCCTCCTCCGCAAAGCGCCGCACGCCATCGGTGATCGCTTGGGCCGCCCGCTGCTGGAACTCCGGGCTGCCCAGCAGGGCCTCCTCTTCGGCGGAACTGAGGAAAGCCAGCTCCACCAGTGCGGCGGGCATGAGCGACCTGCTGGTGACGACGAAGTCCTTGCGGCGCCGCACGCCGCCGTCCTTGCGCCCGAGCCCTTTCAGCAGCTCCTGCTGCAAGACCTTGGCGAGGCCGAGGCTGCGGGGAGTGGAGTAGTAGGTCTCGGTGCCGCGGGCGCTCGCCGACCCGGCGTTGCAGTGGATGGAGATGAAGACGTCGGCGCCCTGCTTGTTGGCGACGCCGGCGCGCATGGTGAGCTCGCGCCTCAGTTGGTCGCGCGGGGCGGGGACGGGCAAGGGGATGAGGCTGCAGTCCTCGCGGCGGGTGAGGAGGACCCGCGCTCCTTGCGCGCGCAGCAGCTTTTCGGCGCGCAGGGCGACCGCCAGATTCACCGTCTTCTCCTCCAGCCCGCTTCGCCCGGGCGCACCCGGCTGGCCCCCCCCGTGGCCCGGGTCGAGCACGACCGTCACGTCGCCCGGCGGCACCTGCCCCAACAGGACGCACAGGCCCCGGGGCCCGCGCGCCAGCGCCGCCGGCTGCGGGCTGCGCAAGTTGAGGACGATGCGCGCCTCATTCTCCCCCGTCTGCTCGGCGGTGGCGGACTCGACCAGCGGGTGCTCGCCCTCGACCCTCTCCTCCGTCAGCCGCGCGTTCGAGAGCTCGACCACGGTCTGGGGCGTGCCGCGGCGGTCGCTCAGGCTCGCCACCGGCGCGCCACTGGCGTTGACCACCAAGGCGCAGACCGTATCCGAGCGCCGCACCAGGCGAATCGAGTCCACGGTCACGGTTCCCTGCGCAGTCTCCGGCTCCAGCTTGGGGGCGGGGAGGTCAATCACGATCGTGCGCCCCCCATCGGTCGTGCTGTGGTGGTAGGCTGGGACCTCCTGTTTGAGATCGAGCACCACGCGCACCGAGTCCGGGTTGAGCGAATTCTGGCTGGCGCGCACCGACACGAGATCCGCCTCGTTGACGAGGATCTGCTGTTCGGCGGCGAACAGGTCGGCGTTGGCGACGTCCACGTAGATGCGCGGCGGCTGCTTGAGGGTGCCGGCGGAATAGGAGAGCTGGGCGCTGCCGCCGATGGTGACGCGCACCTTGTCGGGCAGGCGCGCGAAGGTGATGTCGGTGACCCGCGGATGCAGGAAGATGGTGCGCGACTGCTGATCCCAGCGGTAAGCGATGCCGAGATGCCAGGCGACGGTGCGCAGGGGCAGGAACAGATGCTCGCCCTGGCGCGACACCGCCGCCGGCAGGGCGCGCTCGACGCCGTTCACCAGGGCCTGGTCGCTGCCGGTGCGAACGATGAGCGAGGCCCCGTTGGGGGCCCGCATGTCAATGCGGCCGTCGGCGGCGGTAATCTGCACCCCGAGGCGTCGCAGCGCCGCCACCGCGGGAGCGCACACCTCTTCCTTGTCGGCCAACACCTGGAAGGGCGCCGGGCTCGGCATCGGCTCCCCGCCGGCGACGAAGCGGTCCGCCGCCGCGGGTACGGCAACGAGTGCTGCGAGCAGGGCTGCGACGCTGGCTGCGAAAGCTGGTCTCATGATGGACGCCACCAGGAGGGGAAAGTTCCTTCCCGCCCCGGGCCTGGGCGCTGCCCTGGGCGACGGGGAACTGTCCCCTCGCGCCCGGCGGCGCCAGGTATTGTAGCAGCTTTGCAGGGCCCGCACAACCCGCCAAACAGGAGTTCAGCGCTCTCCGCACGATGGTGACGCCGCCAGTTCCCGCGCCAGGCGGCACAGCTCAGCGGCGGCGTGGTCGAAGAAGCGGCGATAGCTCTCGCACAGGTAAGACCGCCGCTCCATCGGCCGCGTGTCACCTCCGGCCGCCGGCAGCCGGTCCTTGCAGCACCCGCCGCGACACAGGTCGAGCCATTCACACCCGGCGCACGCGGCGGCGTTGGCAGCCCGCTGCGCGCAGAAGTCGCGCCAGCGCGCGGTCGCAAACAGGGCGTCGAAGTCATCCTGCATGAGGTTGCCGAGCCGCCACTCGGGCCGCACGAAGAAGTCGCACGGATAGACGTCCCCGTTGTGCTCGACCACCAGGTAGCCGCTGCACGGGCCATCGAGCTCGCACAGGCTGCCGCGCCCGCGGAGCTCCCGCTCCATGATGGCGTCGAATAGCCGCACCGACACCTTTCCCGCGCCGTCCTCGCGCCAGGCGTCGAAGACCGCGCACAGGAAGTCGCCGTAGCCGGCCGGGGACACCGCGTATTCCGCGGCCCGGCCGCCGCCCCCGCCGGCCTCGACGCACGGGATCAACTGCAGATGGGTGAAGCCCCGGTCGCGCAGGAAGCGGTAGATCTCGGCCCCGTGCGGCGCGCTGGCCGCGGTCACCAACGTCAGCAGGTTGAACTCCACGCCGACGTCGCGCAGGTGGCCAATCCCCGCCATCACGGCGTCGAAGCTGCCGCCGGCGGCCCCGGTGCGATAGTGATCGTGGATATGGCGCGGGCCGTCGAGGCTAACGCCGACGAGCACGCTGTAGGCCCGAAACAGCCGCGCCCATTCGCGGTCCAGGAGCACGCCATTGGTCTGCACGGCGTTGGCGACCGGCTGGCCCCCACGGCCGTGACGCGCCATGAGGCCGAACGCGTCAACGAAGAAATCGAGCCCCGCCAGCAGCGGCTCTCCCCCTTGCCAGCTAAAGGTGGCGATGCCCCGACGCGTCGGGGCCAGATACGTGCGGATCATGTGTTCGAGCACGTCGCGCGCCATGCGGTGCCCGGGAGTGGCAGGGTACATCGCCCCCACGCGGCGGTAGAAGCAATAGCGACACGCCAGATTGCAGTCGGCGGAAACGGGCTTTATAAGGAGCTGGAAGTCCCGTGGACGATTCATGGCGCTCGGTCGTCACGGCCCGCGGCGAGGCCGTGTCGTCCACCTCCGGATTGCGCGCGGCGCTGGTTCACCGCCATCGGCCTACGGCGGACTGACGCTCAGCCAGTTGTCCCAGTACGTATTCGCCGCGAACTCGAGCTGCTGGTAGCTGGGGCGATAGAAGTCGTTGTAGTCGTTCTTGCCGGGGACGAATATCGCCAGGCCGTGGGAGTTGCGGCGGGCGTTGTTGTGCGCCTCGGCGATGACCACGTCCTGCACCGTTTGCATCACCGTCTGGGCGGCGGTGACGACGTTGTCGCGCGCGACGAGGCCGCTGATGAGTTGGGCGAAGTCGTAGAGGTCCTTGTTGTCGGGGTAGGCGTAGCGCTGGGCCTGGGTGCGGGCGGAGGTTATCTGCGTGGAGTAGGCGGGCATCGCCGTCGCCAGGGCGCGCCCGAAACCATCCACTGCCAGGGCCACGCCGTCCATCTTCGCCAGCGCGACCGCCGACTGCGTAAGGCCGCTGGTGTAGCCGATGGAAGCGTAGTAGTCGAGCGTCTGCGTCACGATCCGCTCGGCGAATTGCTCGGGCGTCATGGTGGGCGTTGCCACCAGGCTGGCCAGGAACGTCTGGTAGGCATAGCCAGGCCCCGGTGGGCTTTCCTCGGAGCCGACCATGAGCCGACCGAAATGACGCAGCTGGTAGGCGACCTCGACCATCTGCATGAGGGAGGCGTCAAAGCAGATGATGTCGAGCCGGGGCTGCACGTCGAGCGCCTGTGGCAGGTCGGTGATGCTGATGTGGCTGCTGACGGTCCAGTCGTAGGAGACGCCGCGGGTGGCGGGGTTTCTCGCCTCGGCGGTGCGCGCGCTGCGCCATCCCGCTCCGTGGTCCCAGAGGACGACCATATAGTGCTCGGCGGGGTAGGCGGCGACGCCCCACTGCACGAAATCGCGCAGCATCCGCCAGTCGCCCATGTCCACCTCGCCCAGGTCTTGCAGCACCGGCGAGCTGATGGTCGCGGTATCGCTATCCTTGACGACGCGCAGACGCCGGCACCCGGTCCAATCGCCGTTGCTGGTGTCGTAGCCGGCGATGCGGTCCATCTGCACAATGATGTCCACCTCGGGCGAGGAGCCGACCATCTCCATCTCGTTGACATCCTGCACCCCGAACTCCTCGAGGTCGTTGTCGGCGTTGAGGAATACCAGGATCGTCCATTTGCGCTCGGAGGGCTGCAGCAGCGTGTTCGGCACCGTGGCCACCTGCCCGGCGACCACCGTCACTTGCGCCACCGCCGTCAGGAAGCCCGACTTGCTGATGGTCAGCGTTTGCGCCCCGATGGCTACCCGGTCCAGGCGGAAATAGCCCGCGGCGTCGGTGGTGGCGACAGTCGCGCCGCCGGTGACCATGACCAGCGCCCCCGGCGCCGGCTCGTAGCCGGGCGGCGGCGTCGGCCCCCGGCCGAGCGCCAGCATCGGCGTCTGCGCGGCGGCGGGCAGGGTCTGCCCGAACACATAGCCTTCGATCGAGCCAACGGCGGAGCCGGAGCCCCCGCCGCAGCCCGCCGTCATCAACATCAGCAAGGCGCCCGCCACCAGCAGCGCCGCAATCACGAGAATACGCATCCTCAGGCTCCTGCAGACGATGGAAAGAGCGACGAGGGAACACAGGCCCCCTTACCGCACCGATGGAATGAAGATTCCAGAGGAGCGGCCCTAATCCTCTCGGTATGCGCAGCACGCGCAGGAGCGCGCGCGCCGCGCGTCGAACAGCAAAGGCGATGAAGCGCCTGCCCCTGCCGGCTCCGGCGGAGCCCGGCGGGGCGTGGTCGAGGGTGATGCTGTCGTGCCGGTTGCGCCCGCCGTGAAGAGCACTTGGAACGCGTGGGTCGAGGTTGACACCGCGGCGATGCGCCGCAATGCCGCGGCCGTGTGCCGCCTCGTCGGCGCCGGCGTGCAGGTGATGGCGGTGGTCAAGGCCGACGGCTACGGCCACGGCGCCCTGGCGGCGGCACGGGCGGCGCTGGAGGGAGGCGCATCGTGGCTGGGTGTGGCAAGCGTCGAGGAGGGGGCCCAGCTTCGAGCGCAGGGGATCGCAGCGCCGGTGCTGGTGCTGGGGTGCGGCCTGCCCGACCAGGCGGCGCAAGTGGTGGAACAAGGGCTGACGCAGACGCTGGCGACGGGGGAGATGGCGCGCGCGTTGTCGGCGGCGGCGGTCGGGGCGGGCGCCGAGGTGGGCGTGCACATCAAGGTGGACACCGGCATGGGGCGGCTCGGCGTGCTTCCGCATCAGGCGGCGGCCTTTGCGCGCCTGGCGAACGATCTGCCCGGTCTGCGCGTCGAGGGCATGTGCTCCCATCTCGCCACCGCCGATGATGATGACCCAACCTGCGCGCGGGCGCAGGCCCGGCGTTTCCAGCAGACCCTGGCCGAACTCGCGGCCCAGGGCATCGAGCCGCCGCTGCGCCACCTCGCCAATAGCGCCGCGGTCGTGCGCTTCCCGGAGATGCATTTCGACCTGGTGCGGGCGGGGCTGTTGATCTACGGGCTCAATCCGCTGCGGCGGCCGCTGACCGAGCTTGACCTGGTACCGGCGCTGGCGTGGAAGACCCGCATCGCCTGCGTCAGGCGGGTGCCGGCGGGGCAGCCGCTCAGCTATGGCGGGCTCTACGTTACCCCGCGTCCGAGCCGTATCGCATGCTTGCCGGTGGGATACGCGGACGGATTCCCGCGCGCCCTGACCAACGTCGGCACGGTGCTGGTCGGCGGGCGGCGCTGCCCGGTGGTGGGCGCGGTGTGCATGGATCAGACGCTGGTGGATATCGGCGATGCCGACGCGCAGGTGGGTGACGAGGTGGTGCTTATCGGGGAACAGGCCCGGGAGCGAATCACCGCCAATGATCTGGCCGCCGCCCAGGGGACGGTGGTGCACGAGGTCGTAGCGCGCTTGGGGAAGCGACTCCCGCGCATCTGCGCGGACGAGGTCGCGACGCAGGAGGGCGACACATGAAGGCATTATCTCACTGGAGTGCGAGGAGGCGCCGATGGCCGGCGCTGACGGCGGCTGCGGTCACGGCATTGGCGGTGCGCGCAGCCGTCGCGGCGCCTGCCGCCGCGCCCCCGCAGCCGGCGCCGGCGGCGCCCCGGGCCGCGGCGGTGCAGCAGGGCGCCGCGGTCGAGGCCGCCGAGGTGCTGCGCGTGGCCGATGCGGTGGCGCAGTCGGTGGCCGCCACGCAGCGCATTCCCGCGGGCGACGTCGTCACCCTCAAGGATGGCAGTGCCCGGGCGCTGTCGGCGGCGCAATTGTTCGTCCTGCTTGCCCGCTTCCTGGGCAACGGCCACGAGCAGGGGGTGACGCCGGACCATGCCCCGTGTCCGCCGCGGATGGCGGGCCCGCTGGAAACGTCGTCGGCGCCCGTCGCACTGGCGCGTGAGGTCGTGATTCCAGCGGCGGACCTGCTGGCCCAGGCGCGCGTCACCGCCGATGTCGCCGAGGCCACGGGCAGTGTGCCCAGCGGCGTATGGGTGCAGGGACTGCGCCTGAGCCCGGCGCAGTACATGGGGGCGCTGGCAACCATGCTGCAGCACGCGGCGACGACGGGCGCGGTGCCGGAGCAGGTCGCGGTGGGCAACTACCTCCCGCCGCTGGACTGGGCCGTGAACTCGGCGGCGGGCGGCGAACCCGCCGCGCCCCCGCCGCACCTGTCCGCGGCGCCCGCGCAACTTGCGTCGGCGCCTGTCGCTAGCCTGCGGGAACCGGTGATGGCGGAGCCGGAACCGGTGCTGGCCCCGACGCCCGAGCCGGCGCTCACCGTGTACGTGCCGACGAAGCCGCCCCTGTCGGGCGCACTGAAGCTCACCGTCGAGTACGAAGGGCCGCCCGCCTTCATCCGCCTGTCGGTTGACGGCAGGGCCAAGGCGGCGTCCAACATGTCTCACTTCACCTACGTGTGGGACACCCGCCTGGAGCCCGACGGCGATCACCTGCTGCGTATCGCCGCGGTTGACAGCGCGGAGCGCACCCTCGACCATCTCGAAGCCAGCCTCGAGACCGCCAACGGCAATCTTCCTCTCCGCTGACCGGGGAGGATGCAGCGTCCAAGGTCGCCGACGGAGGGCGCACCGCGGCTGGAGCAGGTCGCAGCGCCTGCCATGACCGCCCTGCGACGTGGAAGGTTACCGTGAACGCATCCAGCGCCGTGCTTCTCAACTGGCTGCTCTTCTTCCCGTTCGTGGCGGCTGTGGTCATCGCCGCCTTCCCGCGCATCCTGCGCCTGCTCCCCGCGCAGGAGCGCTCCCTCGCGCTGGGCGCGCCGGGCGCTACCGCCGTCGCCACGGTCCTGCTCTCGCTGGGCGTTGCGGGCGCCATGGGCGCCGCAATCGCCCGCGAAGGCTACGTCTACGCCGACTATCTGTGGACCCCTGCTTTCTTCCAGTTGCGGCTGCGGCTTGACGCTCTGGGGTTCTATGCCCTGCTGGCGATTCTGGCGGCGCTGCTTCCGACGGCGGTATGGGCGAGCGCGACCGGCGCGCGCGACCACTTGCGCTGGGCCGGTTTCGCGGGGGCGCTGGGCGCGTTTACGGGCGTGGTGCTCGCGGCGGACCTGGTGGTGCTGTACATCTTCTGGGAGCTGTCCGCGCTCGCGCTGTGGGTGGCGCTCGCGCCGCCGTTCGCCCCCGGCAAGCGGTTCCTGGCCTGGAGCCACGCGGGCGGGCTGTGCGTCCTGGTGGCGGTGCTGCTGGTCGCCGGGATGACGCTTGACACGCATATCTACAGCGCCGGCCCCGGTTTGCTCATGCAGCGCCTATCCTGGGTGAAATGGGTGGGGCTGCTGTTGCTGGTCGGTCTCGCGTTCAAGCTGGGGTTGGCGCCGGCGCACTCCTGGCTGCGGGATCTGACGCACGCGGGGAGCGGCATCTGGGGGGTGGCCCTGCCGGGAGTCGGTCTGGTGACGGCGGGGTACGGAGCGATCAGGCTCGTGTCCTACATACTCCCGTCATACGCCGCGGCGGCACTGGCGTGGCTGCCGGCGTTGTTGGGGCTGATCACCGTGGTCTACGCGGGGATGCGGGCGCTGTTGGCCGATGACCCGGCCACGGGCGTAAGCTTCTTGTTGGCCGCGGCGGCCGGCCAGGTCGCGTTCGCCCTCGGCGTGGGGATGCGCGGGGCGAGCGCTGGTCTCACCGGGGCGATCGCACTGCTGCTCCCGCTGGCTCTGGGGGCGTCCCTGCTCGGCGCCGGCGGCGCGGGAGGCTTAGGCGCAGCCACCTGGCGCGACTTGCGCGGCAGGTTCAGATCTGCTCCGGCGCAGGGCACCGCGCTGCTCGCGGGGGTCTGGACGCTGGCGGGCGCGCCCCCGCTCGCTGGATTCTGGGCGCAGCGCGCAGTCGTCGCCGCGGCGCGGCACGAGGGGGTGGGTCTGAGCGCGCTGGCGCTCATCGCGCCGATCTTGTTCGCGGCCTACGGCGTGCGGGCGGCGACGATTGGCTTCGCGCGCGATGGAGGTTCCCCCGGGCGGGAACCGCGATGGCGCGGGTGGTGGGTGTTCGGGGTCGTGCTCTTATCCGCAGCCCTGGGGATGGCGCCTGGCCTGTGGATGCCCTACGTGCTGAAGATCACACAGAGCCTGACGGGAGGCTGAGGCATGTCCTCTGTCGCGGCGCAAGCAGGTGGATACATGGCGCTCGCCGGCGCCGCGGCCGCCATGGCCGTGGGCGCGGCCGGGCTCTTCTCCACCCGGCTGCGATCGGTCGTGGTTTACTCGGCCGTCCTGCAGGCCGGGTACGCGGGAGTGGGCGTAGCGGCGGGCCTGCTGGCCAAGCAGAGCGGCGGATACAGCGCCGCGATGTTTCAGGTCATCGCTGGCGCAGCCGGAGTGGGGCTGATGTGGGTCGCCACGCGCGCCATCGGCGCGCATACCGGTGAGCCGCCGGCGCCGGAGTCCACGCCACAGGTGTGGTGCGTGTTCTGCCTGGCGTTGTCATGCATGTCGCTGGTCGGCCTGCCGCCGCTGGCGGGGCTGCCGGCAAAGGTGGCGATTATCCATGCGGGGCTGCGGAACCCTCTCGCCCTGTTCGTCGTCACTATCGGTGCGGCGGCTCTGGGCGTGGTGAGCCTGTGGGCCTACGCGAGCATCGTCTTGCCGATGGTCCTCGGCCGCGCCAGCGCCGACCGGCCGGTTGTAGGCCGAGGGCTGCGAGCGGCAGTGGACGCGCTGGTCGCGGTGCTGGTTGCGCTGGGGCTAGTGCCATACATCGGGTTCGCCATCGGCGCGGCGGTGGCGGGCGGGCCCTAGCCGGCAAAGGCAGAGCGCCCACTAGATATAGCCCATCAGGCCGGCCGGAAGTCCAATATCTTGTGAGAAACCGCACGCCGAGGGGTTTACAGCACGTCGGCATTGTGCTAGCATACGGGCATCTCGGCAGGGCGCGACCGACGCGCCCGCATGAGAGGTGACAGGGATATTGCAGCGCATCGCAGCAGTGACCGCGGTCTTGGTCGTCGCAGGGCTCACCTTCGCCTGCATCCCACCGCCGGCCGCAAGCAGACCATCACCGGCTCCAGCCGCTGAACCCGCGGACGTCGCGCAGTGTGTTCTCAGCAGCGCGGCCGCGGTGGCCCTTTGCGCCCTCCCCACGCCCAGCGCCGTGATCGCCTCCGCCCCCCTCATCAACGACGCGTTGACACAGTCGTACGAATCCCTGCAGCCCGTGCTTCGCAGCGAACCGCCGCCACCTCGCACAGCGGCATCCGGCGGCGACCTGGTGGATACGGCACGCCGCTACCGGGGGGTGCGCTATCGGTGGGCGGGCATGAGCAGCCGCGGCATGGACTGCTCGGGGCTCATCGCCCGCGTGCTGCGCGCGAACGGCGTCCGCGCGCCCCACAACGCCGCCCAGCTTTTCAAGCTGGGCGAAACGGTGCGTTTTGCGGATCTGCGGCCCGGCGACCTGCTGTTCTTCAAGACCAGCCGCCGCGGCATTTCCCACGTTGGGATGTACGTCGGCGAGGATAAGTTCATCCACGCCTCGAGCGGCGCGGGCCGCGTCGTCACCACCAGCATCTACGACCCCTACTACTCCAAGCGCCTCAAGGGCGCCCGCCGGTTGGGGGAGACCTCCGAATAGGCTCGCCGGGCGCACCACACGCTTACTGCCGCCCCGCCAGCTCCTCGATGATCGCCGCGACCTTGTCGGCGGCGTCGGGGCGCCCCAGCGCCTTGCTGCGGCGGGCCATGGCCTCGCGGCGCTCGTCGTCCTCGATCACCTCGCGCAGCATCTTCGCCAGCACCCCGGCGTTGAGCTCGGCATCGCGAATGATGATCGCGGCGCCGGCCTCGGCCAAGAGGCGCGCGTTCTGCTCCTGCTCGCTGCTCGCCGCCCCCGCCCAGGGAATGACGATGGCGGGCACCCCGCGCACTGTAATCTCCGCCAGCGCGGAGCCCCCACCGCGGGTGACGATGACATCGGCGGCGGCAAGGGCAAGCTGGATGTCGTCGAGATACTCCCGCGCCTGGTAGGGAAGCCCGGCCGCGGCCAAGGCGTTTGCATCCGGATGGACGGAGTTGGCGCTGCCGGTCAGGTGCAGGACCTGGATGCGCCGGGCGATGGCGTCGTGGCGCGCCAGGCGCTCGAGGGCGCCGGAGAAGGCGAGATTGAGGTTGCGGGAGCCGATGCTGCCGCCGACGACGACGATGGTAAGGCGATCGGCGGCCAAGCCGAGGGCGGCAAGCGCCTCCTCGCGCCGAGCCTCGATGATCTCGCGGCGCACCGGGTTGCCGGTGACCTCGATGCGCAGTTTGGGGCCGAACAGCTCGCGGCAGTATTCGGCGGACTGCGGGGATACAACGCACAGCACTCGCGACATGCGGGCGGTGGCGCGGCTGGTGAAGCCGGGGCGCTGGTTCTGCTCGACGGTCATGCGCGGGATGCGCAGCAGGCGCGCAGCGACGATGACCGGGCCGCTGACATAGCCGCCCAAGCCGACCACAACGTGCGGGCGATGCTGGCGCAGGAGGCGCAGGCTCTGGCGCAGGCTGCGCCCGGAGAGCAGATCCGCCGCGCTGCGCAGGCGGCGCAGCAGCGGCTGGCGGCCGCGCAGGCCGCGCACGGAGATGGTGGCGAGGTCGAAGCCGGCGGCGGGCACGATGCGCGACTCGATGCGCTCGCGGGTGCCGATGAAGAGAATGCGGGCGCGGGGATTGCGAGCGATCACGGCGCGGGCGATGGCGATGGCGGGATAGACGTGTCCGCCGGTGCCGGCGGCGGCGATGGCGACTCGCAGCTCGTCTCGCTCCGCGGCGGCGGGCGCCATCACTTCCCCAGCGGAGCAAGCTGAGGCTCACTCCAGGCCGCAAAGTCGGCGGAATGCGAGACCCACCGCTGCTCGTCTTCGCCTGCCAGCGCGCTCCAGTAAAGGTCGTAGCCGCCGGCGACCTCCTCGACAGTCACAAAGCCCTTGGCGCCGGGCTGGCTGCTTACCCGCACCGACTGCGACCAGCGTTGTCCGTCCGCCGACCAAGCGGCCCAGACCTGGGGTTCGCCGTCGCGGTCGGAGACCCACGCCAGCGTCAGCCGCCCCCTGCGGTCGGCGACAAACAGCGGGCCGGCGTGGAGCAGGTCGTACTGGAGATCGCCACTGATGCCGGGACTCGCCTGCACCGTTTGGTGTTCCGGCACCGCCAGGGTGAGGGACAAGGCGCGGCCGCCCTCACGCTCGGACACCCAGATGACGCCCATGCGGCCGTCGAGCATCTCGATAATGCCGGGGGCGCGATCGGGCGTGGGGGCCAGGGCGACGGCTCCGGGGGGGCTCCAGGCGCGGCCGTCTTCAGACATGGAGATCCAGATGTCGGGGCTGCGCGCGACGTAGCTCAGGCCCGCGTCCGCGCTTCCGCGACCAGGCGAGACTTCGGCCAGCCAACCGGTGGTCGCGCTCCAGGCGAGCCAGTACGTTCCGCTTGACGCCCGCGCCAGCGTGAACTCCGAAGCGCCGTCGTCCGACACCACCCATTCGGGGTAAGCGCCGCTCACCTGCACCGGGCTGCCCCAATGCTCCCCATC
The sequence above is a segment of the Armatimonadota bacterium genome. Coding sequences within it:
- the murG gene encoding undecaprenyldiphospho-muramoylpentapeptide beta-N-acetylglucosaminyltransferase, translating into MAPAAAERDELRVAIAAAGTGGHVYPAIAIARAVIARNPRARILFIGTRERIESRIVPAAGFDLATISVRGLRGRQPLLRRLRSAADLLSGRSLRQSLRLLRQHRPHVVVGLGGYVSGPVIVAARLLRIPRMTVEQNQRPGFTSRATARMSRVLCVVSPQSAEYCRELFGPKLRIEVTGNPVRREIIEARREEALAALGLAADRLTIVVVGGSIGSRNLNLAFSGALERLARHDAIARRIQVLHLTGSANSVHPDANALAAAGLPYQAREYLDDIQLALAAADVIVTRGGGSALAEITVRGVPAIVIPWAGAASSEQEQNARLLAEAGAAIIIRDAELNAGVLAKMLREVIEDDERREAMARRSKALGRPDAADKVAAIIEELAGRQ